GGATTTTCATGGACAAGACGAAGATGAGCACCGCCGCGGCGGTAGAGCAGATCGGCGACGGCGCGACCGTCATGATTGGGGGCTTCGGTGGCTCTGGAGCCCCAATCGAGCTCATTCACGCGCTGATCGACAAGGGTCCCAGGAACCTTACCGTGATCAACAACAACGCGGGTAACGGACGAATTGGCATCGCTGCCATGATTGATGCGGGCATGGTCAAGAAGATGATCTGCTCGTTCCCGCGTTCCTCCGACCCACGCGCTTTCACCGACCGTTATGTCGCAGGCGAGATCGAGCTTGAGCTCGTACCGCAGGGAACGCTTGCAGAGCGCATTCGCGCTGGCGGTGCGGGAATACCGGCATTCTATACACCGACAGGCTACGGGACCGAACTGGCTGAGGGAAAACCGATCGAAGTCTTCGATGGACGCCACTACGTTCAGGAGCGTTGGTTGAAAGCTGACTTCGCCATCG
This genomic stretch from Pararhizobium capsulatum DSM 1112 harbors:
- a CDS encoding 3-oxoacid CoA-transferase subunit A; the encoded protein is MDKTKMSTAAAVEQIGDGATVMIGGFGGSGAPIELIHALIDKGPRNLTVINNNAGNGRIGIAAMIDAGMVKKMICSFPRSSDPRAFTDRYVAGEIELELVPQGTLAERIRAGGAGIPAFYTPTGYGTELAEGKPIEVFDGRHYVQERWLKADFAIVKAQLGDIHGNLTYNKAGRNFNPLMCMAAAKTFVQVSRIVPPGGIDPEQVITPGIFVDGVVEVPNPQQEEDLIRAGVAYA